CCGATGGAGTGGATGCCGTTCTTGCTGAGTTCAGTGGGTCATCGAGCAGTCCAAGCTGGACCCTGATTCACAGTGCTTCCTGCCCCTATCCCTCAGATCTGCGCAAGGGAATGCTGGCCATGGCCCAGGGAGAAGCTGCCCCTGCAGCGGCCATTCTGGATCTGGCTGAAGCGATCACTGAATACCAGGCAAAGGCTGCTGAAGCGTGCGATCCCGATCGTTCAGCCAGCCTCATTGGCTGCCATGGCCAAACGATCTGGCACCGCCCACCTGAAGCCGACGCGAGAGGCAAGCGCCAACGTGGAAGCAGCTGGCAGATGCTTCAGGGGCCGCTGCTCGCACACATGCTGCAGCGACCTGTTATTCACGATTTCCGTGCCGCTGACCTCGCTCTGGGAGGGCAGGGCGCCCCCTTGGTCCCCATGGCCGATGCGGCTCTGATGGGCAGAATCAAGGGCTGGCGGGCGCTGTTGAACCTCGGTGGCATCGCCAACATCACCCTGATTCCGCCGTCACACGGTCCAGACCGGCAACGACCCGTGCTCGGCTGGGACTGCGGTCCAGCCAACAGCCTGATCGACCTGGCGATGGCCGCCTTCAGCGATGGGCAGGAGCGCTGTGACAGGGATGGAGGCATGGCTGCACGCGGACAGGTGATGGATCAGCAGCTGAGGAGCTGGCTGAGTGAGCCCTATTTCCTGAAGAGAGCACCGAAGTCGACCGGACGCGAACTCTTTGGTCGCAAGGATCTGGAACGGAGGCTCAGCGAGCTGCAACAGGCCTGCCCCGAGGACCAGATGGCCACACTCACAGCCTTCACAGCTGCAGTGGTGGCTCAGGATCTGCAGCAGCTACGCCATCTCGGCCTTCCCCTGCCGACGGAAATGGTGGTGGCCGGAGGAGGCCGCCGCAACACAACGCTGATGCGGGAATTGCAATCGCGTTGCCATGGCCTCAGAGTGCGTCCCAGCGACGAACTGAATCTTCCCTGCGAGGCGCGCGAGGCCCTGGTGTTCGCGCTGCTGGCCTGGTGGCATCACCGCAATCATCCCGGCAATGCACCTTCCATCACTGGGGCAGAACACAGCTGTGTTCTGGGGGTGCGCGCCGAACCGGCCTGAACCCTGTCAGCCACTCGGCAGGTGACTCAGATCAGCCAGGACGATGCAGCCGCAACCGTCGGGGAGCTCCGCGGAGTCGACGAGGCTGCTGAGCCTCGAGAGCTGAGCGCATTCGCTCTGTGGATGTGGGAGCTGACACCACTGAGGAACCGACCTGTTCCAGACGCTGAACCCCCTGCTGGATCAACACCTTGGCCATGTTGCTGACGGTACGGCACTCCTGTTCAGCAAGGACTGTCAGCCGATGACAGAGATCTTCAGGCAAAACCACCTGAATCCGCGGCGATTTCGGCTTCCCGCTGGATGAGGTTTGGCGGGTCGCCACGAACCATGAGGCAGAGATACCTAAAAGTGTACAGAGATGCGCAAGGGTAGTATCCAGCACTATGATGCGGTCACTCCGTTCCCTGACACGCGGCTCATCACCTCAGGACTGCACATCAACGATTCCGCCAGGACTGCCATGCCACGTACAACCAGCCAGG
Above is a window of Synechococcus sp. BIOS-E4-1 DNA encoding:
- a CDS encoding anhydro-N-acetylmuramic acid kinase → MRVLGLMSGTSADGVDAVLAEFSGSSSSPSWTLIHSASCPYPSDLRKGMLAMAQGEAAPAAAILDLAEAITEYQAKAAEACDPDRSASLIGCHGQTIWHRPPEADARGKRQRGSSWQMLQGPLLAHMLQRPVIHDFRAADLALGGQGAPLVPMADAALMGRIKGWRALLNLGGIANITLIPPSHGPDRQRPVLGWDCGPANSLIDLAMAAFSDGQERCDRDGGMAARGQVMDQQLRSWLSEPYFLKRAPKSTGRELFGRKDLERRLSELQQACPEDQMATLTAFTAAVVAQDLQQLRHLGLPLPTEMVVAGGGRRNTTLMRELQSRCHGLRVRPSDELNLPCEAREALVFALLAWWHHRNHPGNAPSITGAEHSCVLGVRAEPA